The following DNA comes from Thiovulum sp. ES.
TTCAATGTTGTTAAATAACTCTTTCAATGTAGGAATATTTAATGCTGATGAAGGTGTAATGATTTTGTATAGAACAATGAGTTTTGTTGATAAATTTGATTTAATTGAATTTAAAGAGTTTTTAAAATATCAGAATTCAATTGATAAAGCCATTATTTCAAATGAAAAAACAAAAGATTTAGCTCTCAAACTTTTGAAATAGTTTTCTTGTTTTGTCGGATTTCTCCGACAATTTTCAAGAAATATTCTCTATTTTTCTTGCAATAAAAATTACCCTATCCTCAAAAGATAATGTTTCTAAAAGCTCCACAAAATTAGGGGATTGCGAAGCCATTTGTTCAAATTATTTATACATTAATGCAACTCAAACTGCAAAATATTTTGGAAAGCTTCCTGCTGATTGGCTTAAAACCAAAGAGACAAAATTATATATCAAAGCATTGATTTCCCATTATGACAATATTCATAATGGTGATTTGGTGGTAGTTCGTAAGGGTGGAAATGATAAATCTCTTACAGGAACTTGGATTCATAAAAAGCTGATTATTACATTTGCTCGTTGGCTCTCTCCAGAATTTGCTGTTTGGTGTGATTTTCAAATTGAAGAGATTCTTTCTCAAAAAACTGTAAATCTTTCTCGGAAAGAAGAAGTTGAAACTCAATTAGTTGGTTTAGAATTCTCTTTTAAGCATTTGCGACCAAGTGAAGCTTCTAAAATTGGAATGACAAAAACTCTTTTCACTCAAATCGGTCTCAACACTTCATATTTGCCGAAATATTCTGATGAAGAACACACATATTCTGCCAAAGCTCTTTTAGAAAAATTTGGAGTAAAAATCTCTGTAAACAAATGATTTCGGCAGGTTTTTTGGAGACAAAAACACGAAAAAGCTCAAAATACAAAACTGAAAAAGATGAAGATGGAAACGAAATCAAAACTCCACTTTTAAAAGAGTTTAAATCTTTGAGTGAAAAAGGTTTGGAATTTGGTAAAAATCTGATTTCACCAAAAAAACCAACTTGAATCTCAATCGCACTATTTTGAAAAGAAATTTCCTGAACTTTTAAAGCTTTTGGAAATATAATTTTTTTGTCGCTTTTCCCCGACAATTCAATTTTCAGCCTCTTTTAATTTATGATGAATAAATAGAACTCTCTCATCTTCTGGCATTTTTTCCAAAAGCTCTAAAACAACACTTATTGTTTTCGGAATTTCATTTTTCTTTTTCCATAATGAAGATGGTGTATCTTTGTGAAAATCAAGTATTTTGCTAAATGTAACTCCATTTATATTAATTAATTTTAATTTATCTTTATATGTTGAATAGTTCATTATCCTTCCAATAAAAACATAATTTTAAAATGCTAAAAACACTATTTAATTAAGTTTTAAGTCTTTTTTGGAAATAATCATTTTGTTTAAAGGATTTTTATGATTAATTTACCAATAGTAGAGTATCAATTTAAAGATAAATTTGTCAATGCTGTTAATTCAAGAGACCTCTATCAACAACTTAATTTGGGAAAAGGTCAATATTCAAGATGGATAAAATTAAACCTTTATAGAAAATCCTATTTTTTGTTGAAAGTATCGATTTTGTGAGGGTTCGACATGATGTCGAGGGTTTGACAACAGTTATAACAAACTTGTATTAAATTGGGTATAATTCTATTTATGAATAAGTTATTGA
Coding sequences within:
- a CDS encoding KilA-N domain-containing protein (PFAM: KilA-N domain) → MSDFSDNFQEIFSIFLAIKITLSSKDNVSKSSTKLGDCEAICSNYLYINATQTAKYFGKLPADWLKTKETKLYIKALISHYDNIHNGDLVVVRKGGNDKSLTGTWIHKKLIITFARWLSPEFAVWCDFQIEEILSQKTVNLSRKEEVETQLVGLEFSFKHLRPSEASKIGMTKTLFTQIGLNTSYLPKYSDEEHTYSAKALLEKFGVKISVNK